From Mangifera indica cultivar Alphonso unplaced genomic scaffold, CATAS_Mindica_2.1 Un_0001, whole genome shotgun sequence, the proteins below share one genomic window:
- the LOC123205035 gene encoding uncharacterized protein LOC123205035 isoform X4 translates to MAEPAVNAVIEVGKCLIGPIGRQFMYLYNYKTNFDDLEKEAGRLNDVRDEVKAEVVAAENNVEKIKQTVKNWQRVVDSIIEETDKLIQEKSNSRCFNLITRYKNSRKAWKKLNAVTALLRDEETFGGVSLPTTHEDNRLTNKDYEEFESRMSIFNDVLKALGDPEVGIIGVYGMGGIGKTTLVKEVGQQAKKNQILDEAVFVEVSDKPDTKKIQDELAYQLGVKFDTDAERVSKLFERLKNGKKVLVILDNIWEQLDLQALGIPCGKDRGGCKLLLTARDLNVLSSMDSKNNFLMGVLSEEEAWSLFKKMAGDIVDQTNKLGSLPNEVCNECQGLPVVITTIARALSHRRHLPEWEDALLELRKPFPTKFSGKLEKEYLRIALSYNYLKGNELKKTLLICSLMENNTTISNLLKLIMGLDILERGNLSMKQARNRLASLVYELKDSCLLLDGSTSERFSMHDVVRSVVIIIAYKDHHVFTERNDIERELSNKEQLKECTVISLADCHMISGILPLNCPKLEFFNTSMDSPFEISEIFFVGIKNIKVLRFFSLKVSSLPKSLGFLINVQTLCLDCGKFSDATIIGKLKKLKILSLQSCHIKQLPGEIGNLTQLQFLDLSYCEQLEVIVPNVISSLLRLEELYVIGCSILSKASILKELKGLSKLTTLEIEISDDQILQEDFFSKKFERYDISIGNGATGFGGSYISSDDWNNMDVESCWLIERDDLRMLKLNLNSFIWHEELQLLSNVEFLCVDKLQSIKNDLSELDKKGFSELKHLYVHNNPNIVCIVDSTKCISDQVFPLLESLIVFNLINLEKICYGPPSTESFYHLKFIEVKSCDKLENILSFSNASKSLSQLQLIKVEDCKNLVEIFAVESKNRASKNEVIDKIEFCQLRFLKLSELPRIASFYSKINSEDVEIDTVIPFFDEKVVFRSLEALEINAINFEKIWDDKLPMTSCCYQNLERLIVDGCQKLKFVFPSSIIESFKQLQHLEISCCKELKEIVAKEETKGTTTFIFPRVVFLKLRKLPELTTFYHGKHNSNWPMLKKLEVHNCGRLDIFTSKYKVVVSNLEVLKLCSVNCEILWDSQLVAISSCYQNLRSLILNGCGKLQYVFLSSMVKSFERLEHIEICNCSVLKEIISKEVEANKTFVFPRVTFLKLENLPEFATFYPGVHTSEWPMLKKLEVCNCDKIKIFTSEYMSFYDKNEGQHDIWEKQSLFLAEKINPNLEKLTLSRSDDMIKLLHQFPEKFCRCTIEIKQDKSANISVGILQRSVKLEKLILSDCSYEEIFTCGEDEKHTKILIQIKSLELRDLSDAKYLWGKGSKLDSLLQNLEVLEVRCCDRMINVLPSSASFENLTVLTVWGCDGLMNLLTPSIAKNLVQLREMTIGRCKMMAEIVSNKTEDVAAEDEIVFGKLKLLSLEDLQNLICFYSGNYALKFPSLEELTVDECPMMMTFSVGNLNTPSLQKVKRDRWDEGKWSWKGELNTTIQQLYEEKINPNLDKLTLSRVDDMIKFLHQFPENFCRCTIKIKHDKSANISVGILQRSVKLEKLILSDCLYEEIFTCGEDEKHTKILIHVKSLKLRRLSDAKYLWGKGSKLDSLLQNLEVLEVNYCHRMINVLPSSASFENLTVLNVQWCYGLMNLLTPSIAKKLVQLREMGIRCCRIMTEIVSNKTEDVAAEDEIVFGKLKLLSLEDLEYLTCFYSGNYALKFPYLEELTVDGCPGMKTFFAGNLYTPSLQKVQEDWSDKDKWSWNGNLNATIQQLYEKENIQSSERIQS, encoded by the exons ATGGCAGAACCTGCTGTGAATGCTGTTATAGAAGTTGGAAAGTGCTTAATTGGTCCGATCGGGCGTCAGTTTATGTACTTGTACAACTACAAAACCAACTTTGACGATCTTGAAAAAGAAGCTGGAAGGCTGAACGATGTAAGAGATGAGGTGAAGGCTGAGGTTGTTGCTGCTGAAAATAATGTGGAAAAGATCAAACAGACTGTTAAGAACTGGCAGAGGGTTGTGGATTCCATCATCGAAGAAACAGACAAGTTGATTCAAGAGAAATCAAACAGCCGATGTTTCAACTTGATCACTCGCTACAAAAATAGCAGGAAAGCATGGAAAAAGCTGAACGCTGTAACTGCACTTCTTCGGGATGAAGAAACATTTGGTGGAGTTTCTCTTCCTACCACTCATGAGGACAATCGGCTCACTAACAAAGATTATGAGGAATTTGAATCAAGAATGTCAATTTTCAATGATGTGCTGAAGGCATTAGGTGATCCTGAGGTGGGAATTATTGGGGTTTATGGGATGGGTGGAATTGGTAAAACCACACTGGTCAAAGAAGTTGGTCAACAAGCCAAGAAAAACCAGATCTTGGATGAGGCGGTTTTCGTAGAGGTATCTGATAAACCAGATACTAAAAAGATTCAAGATGAACTTGCGTATCAGTTAGGCGTGAAATTTGATACGGACGCTGAACGAGTGAGCAAGTTGTTTGAGAGACTGAAGAATGGTAAAAAAGTgcttgtaattttagataatatatggGAACAATTAGATTTGCAGGCTCTCGGTATTCCTTGTGGAAAAGACCGTGGGGGATGTAAATTATTGCTGACAGCAAGAGATCTTAATGTATTATCTAGTATGGATTCTAAGAATAATTTCTTGATGGGCGTCTTAAGCGAAGAAGAAGCTTGGAGCTTGTTTAAGAAGATGGCAG GTGATATTgttgatcaaacaaataagCTGGGTTCTCTGCCGAATGAAGTATGCAACGAATGTCAGGGTTTGCCAGTTGTCATTACTACCATAGCAAGAGCATTAAGTCACAGGAGACATCTTCCTGAATGGGAAGATGCCCTGCTAGAACTAAGAAAGCCTTTTCCAACAAAGTTTTCAGGTAAGctagaaaaagaatatttaaggATTGCGTTGAGTTACAATTATCTAAAAGGCAATGAGCTCAAGAAAACTTTGCTAATTTGTAGCCTAATGGAAAATAATACTACCATTTCAAACTTGCTCAAACTCATTATGGGTTTAGATATATTAGAAAGAGGTAACCTTTCTATGAAACAAGCACGAAATAGGCTGGCAAGTCTTGTCTATGAACTCAAGGATTCTTGTTTGTTGCTTGATGGTTCAACTAGTGAACGGTTTTCCATGCATGATGTTGTTCGTTCAGTTGTCATAATAATTGCATATAAAGATCATCATGTATTTACAGAGCGAAATGACATTGAGAGGGAATTGTCAAATAAAGAACAATTGAAAGAATGCACTGTAATCTCACTAGCTGATTGTCATATGATTAGTGGGATTTTGCCTTTGAATTGtccaaaacttgaatttttcaatACAAGCATGGACAGTCCTTTTGAAatctctgaaattttttttgtgggGATAAAAAACATCAAGGTTCTACGTTTCTTTTCCTTGAAGGTATCGTCCTTGCCAAAGTCCCTTGGTTTTCTCATAAATGTTCAAACGTTATGTTTGGATTGTGGCAAATTTTCAGATGCAACAATCATTGGAAAGTTGAAAAAACTAAAGATTCTTAGCTTGCAATCTTGTCATATTAAACAGTTGCCTGGAGAAATAGGTAACTTGACTCAGTTACAGTTTTTAGATTTAAGTTATTGTGAGCAACTAGAAGTTATTGTACCGAATGTTATATCAAGCTTATTGCGATTGGAAGAATTGTATGTGATAGGATGCTCAATTTTGTCAAAGGCTAGCATACTTAAAGAGTTGAAGGGTTTGTCCAAATTGACAACTTTAGAAATAGAAATTTCAGATGATCAAATTTTGCAAGAAGACTTCTTCTCCAAAAAGTTTGAAAGGTACGATATATCAATTGGAAATGGGGCTACTGGTTTTGGTGGGTCCTACATATCGAGTGATGATTGGAACAACATGGATGTTGAAAGTTGTTGGCTAATTGAGCGTGATGATTTAAGAATGCTGAAACTGAATCTTAATTCTTTCATCTGGCACGAGGAATTGCAGTTGTTATCAAATGTTGAATTCTTATGCGTAGACAAATTGCAGAGTATCAAGAATGATCTCTCCGAATTAGACAAGAAGGGTTTTTCTGAATTAAAACATCTCTATGTCCATAATAATCCTAACATTGTGTGCATTGTTGACTCAACAAAGTGCATTTCTGATCAGGTCTTTCCACTCCTGGAGTCTCTGATTGTTTTCAACTTGATTAACTTGGAAAAGATATGCTATGGTCCACCCTCAACAGAGTCTTTCTACCACTTAAAATTTATAGAAGTGAAAAGTTGTGATAAGTTGGAAAATATCTTGTCATTCTCCAATGCTAGTAAAAGCCTTTCACAACTTCAATTAATTAAGGTGGAAGATTGCAAGAATTTGGTTGAGATTTTTGCTGTTGAAAGTAAAAATAGGGCAAGCAAAAATGAAGTAATTGATAAGATTGAATTCTGTCAATTACGCTTCCTGAAGTTGAGTGAACTTCCAAGGATTGCAAGTTTTTACTCAAAAATCAATTCCGAGGATGTGGAAATTGATACTGTCATACCATTTTTCGACGAAAAG GTTGTTTTCCGGAGTTTGGAAGCCTTAGAGATTAATGCAATTAATTTTGAGAAGATTTGGGACGACAAACTTCCAATGACCTCTTGTTGCTATCAGAATTTGGAAAGATTGATTGTGGATGGCTGCCAAAagctaaaatttgtatttccgTCATCTATAATTGAAAGCTTTAAACAACTTCAACACCTTGAGATAAGCTGTTGTAAGGAATTAAAGGAGATTGTTGccaaagaagaaacaaagggTACTACTACATTTATCTTTCCAAGGGTAGTCTTTTTGAAACTTAGAAAATTGCCCGAGCTTACAACTTTCTACCATGGTAAACACAACTCAAATTGGCCCATGTTAAAGAAGTTGGAGGTGCATAATTGTGGCAGACTAGACATATTTACTTCAAAATATAAG GTTGTTGTCTCCAATTTGGAGGTCTTAAAACTATGTTCAGTCAATTGTGAAATACTCTGGGATAGTCAACTTGTGGCAATTTCTTCTTGTTATCAAAACCTGAGAAGCTTGATCCTGAATGGTTGTGGAAAACTCcaatatgtatttttatcatCCATGGTGAAAAGCTTTGAGCGGCTTGAACACATTGAGATATGCAATTGTAGTGTTTTGAAGGAGATTATTTCAAAAGAAGTGGAAGCAAACAAGACATTTGTATTTCCACGAGTAACTTTCCTAAAATTGGAGAATTTGCCCGAATTTGCAACTTTTTATCCTGGAGTACACACTTCTGAATGGCCGATGTTAAAGAAGTTGGAGGTGTGTAAttgtgacaaaataaaaatattcacttCAGAATATATGAGCTTCTATGATAAAAATGAGGGTCAACATGATATTTGGGAGAAACAATCCCTCTTCTTGGCTGAAAAG ATTAACCCCAATTTGGAGAAATTAACCCTAAGCAGATCGGATGACATGATAAAATTGCTGCATCAGTTTCCAGAAAAGTTTTGTAGATGTACAATTGAGATCAAACAAGATAAATCTGCCAATATTTCGGTTGGCATCCTTCAGAGATCGGTTAAGCTGGAAAAACTCATTCTCAGTGACTGCTCATATGAGGAGATATTTACATGTGGAGAGGATGAGAAACATACAAAGAtcttgatacaaataaaaagttTGGAGTTGCGTGATCTTTCTGATGCAAAGTACCTTTGGGGAAAAGGCTCCAAACTAGActctcttcttcaaaatcttgaagTTCTAGAAGTGAGATGTTGTGATAGAATGATAAATGTTCTGCCATCCTCAGCATCTTTTGAGAATCTAACAGTTTTGACTGTATGGGGGTGTGATGGATTGATGAACTTACTCACACCTTCAATAGCAAAAAATTTGGTCCAGTTGAGAGAAATGACAATTGGAAGATGCAAAATGATGGCAGAAATAGTATCAAATAAGACAGAAGATGTAGcagcagaagatgaaattgtttttggcaAACTGAAGTTGTTGTCACTTGAAGACTTACAAAATCTCATATGCTTCTATTCTGGGAATTATGCATTGAAATTCCCGTCTTTGGAAGAATTGACTGTAGATGAATGTCCTATGATGATGACTTTCTCTGTAGGAAACTTAAACACACCAAGTTTACAGAAAGTTAAACGTGATAGGTGGGACGAAGGCAAATGGAGTTGGAAGGGTGAGCTAAATACAACTATACAGCAACTGTACGAAGAAAAG ATTAACCCCAATTTGGATAAATTAACCCTAAGCAGAGTGGATGACATGATAAAATTCCTGCATCAGTTTCCAGAAAACTTTTGTAGATGTACAATCAAGATCAAACACGATAAATCTGCCAATATTTCGGTTGGCATCCTTCAGAGATCGGTTAAGCTGGAAAAACTCATACTAAGTGACTGCTTATATGAAGAGATTTTTACATGTGGAGAGGATGAGAAACATACGAAGATCTTGATACACGTAAAAAGTTTGAAGTTGCGTCGTCTTTCTGATGCAAAGTACCTTTGGGGAAAAGGCTCCAAACTAGActctcttcttcaaaatcttgaagTTCTAGAAGTAAATTATTGTCATAGAATGATAAATGTTCTGCCATCCTCAGCATCTTTTGAGAATCTAACAGTTCTGAATGTACAGTGGTGTTATGGATTGATGAACTTACTCACACCTTCAATAGCAAAAAAATTGGTGCAGTTGAGAGAAATGGGAATTCGCTGTTGCAGAATAATGACAGAAATAGTATCAAATAAGACAGAAGATGTTGcagcagaagatgaaattgtttttggcaAACTGAAGTTGTTGTCACTTGAAGACTTAGAATATCTTACATGCTTCTACTCTGGGAATTATGCATTGAAATTCCCATATTTGGAAGAATTGACTGTAGATGGTTGTCCTGGGATGAAGACTTTCTTTGCAGGAAACTTATACACACCAAGTTTACAGAAAGTTCAAGAAGATTGGAGCGATAAAGACAAATGGAGTTGGAACGGTAACCTAAATGCCACCATACAACAACTGTACGAAAAAGAG